A genomic stretch from Blastocatellia bacterium includes:
- a CDS encoding glycosyltransferase: protein MMKPAEHAESEARALLITHYQGREAQEPALKVGSIAAPARVVRIIDRLNVGGPSKHVVWLTAGLNAEQFETTLISGTVPAGEDDMGYFAQAAGVEPLIIEEMSRELSWHDLIVVVKLVGQLLRLKPRVIHTHKSKAGAAGRIAALIYKWMTPSALWLRPRPCRVVHTFHGHIFHSYYGPMKTRLFIAIERLLARLCTDCIITISEQQRREILERFRIGRAQQFRVVPLGIDFGEVGERRGQLRAELGVADDEALVGIVGRLSEVKNHALLLEAARRLSEGQAHKVRFVVVGDGHLRRKLENLSRKLSIADKVSFIGFRDDAASLYGDMDVVALTSLNEGTPLTLIEAMACGRAVAATEVGGVVDLMGERRETRAGFSIWDHGVTAASRDAEGFAQALRFLIEWPELRREAGARGRAFVRVRFSRERLLSDIEGLYLALING, encoded by the coding sequence ATGATGAAGCCTGCGGAACACGCCGAATCCGAAGCTCGCGCGTTACTGATTACTCATTATCAGGGACGGGAAGCTCAAGAGCCTGCGCTCAAGGTCGGCTCAATTGCGGCGCCGGCTCGCGTGGTTCGCATCATTGACCGGCTCAACGTCGGGGGGCCTTCTAAACACGTCGTTTGGCTGACTGCCGGGCTCAACGCCGAACAGTTCGAGACCACTCTAATATCGGGCACGGTGCCGGCTGGCGAAGATGACATGGGATACTTCGCGCAGGCGGCGGGCGTCGAGCCGCTGATCATCGAGGAAATGAGCCGCGAATTGAGCTGGCATGATTTAATCGTCGTCGTGAAGCTCGTCGGCCAGTTGCTGAGGCTAAAGCCGCGCGTCATTCACACTCACAAATCGAAGGCTGGCGCGGCCGGTCGTATCGCCGCGCTCATCTACAAGTGGATGACGCCTTCGGCGCTGTGGCTGCGCCCGCGTCCTTGTCGCGTCGTGCACACCTTTCATGGCCATATTTTTCACAGCTATTACGGCCCCATGAAGACGCGGCTTTTCATCGCCATCGAGCGGCTGCTTGCGCGCCTCTGCACAGACTGCATCATCACCATCAGCGAGCAGCAGCGCCGTGAAATCCTTGAGCGGTTTCGCATAGGCCGCGCCCAACAATTCCGCGTCGTGCCTCTCGGTATAGACTTCGGCGAGGTGGGTGAGCGGCGCGGCCAATTGCGCGCGGAGCTTGGCGTCGCCGACGACGAAGCCCTGGTCGGCATAGTCGGCAGACTCTCGGAAGTAAAAAACCATGCACTGTTGCTTGAAGCCGCGCGGCGGTTGAGTGAGGGGCAGGCGCACAAAGTGCGTTTCGTTGTGGTTGGCGATGGTCACCTGCGCCGAAAGTTGGAAAACCTCTCGCGCAAACTGAGCATCGCTGATAAAGTTTCCTTCATCGGTTTCCGCGACGATGCGGCGTCGCTTTATGGCGACATGGACGTGGTTGCGTTGACTTCTTTGAACGAGGGCACCCCGCTCACGCTGATAGAAGCAATGGCCTGCGGTCGTGCGGTTGCGGCTACGGAAGTCGGCGGCGTTGTGGACTTGATGGGCGAGCGGCGCGAGACGCGGGCGGGCTTTTCAATCTGGGATCATGGCGTCACCGCGGCTAGCCGGGACGCGGAAGGCTTCGCTCAGGCTTTGCGGTTCTTGATCGAATGGCCTGAGCTGCGCCGCGAGGCAGGCGCGCGCGGGCGCGCCTTTGTGCGAGTTCGATTTTCGCGAGAGCGGCTCTTGAGCGACATTGAAGGTCTATACCTGGCGTTGATCAACGGCTAG
- a CDS encoding GDP-mannose 4,6-dehydratase — translation MRVLITGGAGFIGSHLAERHLERGDEVYIIDDLSTGAMENIQHIKKHPKLTYHIGSVTESQNTAEFVDLSDIIYHLAAAVGVRLIVESPVRTIETNIRSTEVVLAMAAKKRKRVLITSTSEVYGKRNNVPFSEDDDLVMGPTSKGRWSYACSKAIDEFLAIAYWKEKGVPTVIARLFNTVGPRQTGRYGMVIPTFVTQALTGQDITIFGDGLQSRCFTYVADAVGALIGLAEDARAVGEVYNIGSHEEVTILELAKRIKYLTGSDSRIIFVPYDEAYEEGFEDMIRRVPDLRKIHRLIGYAPKTSLDEMLANVIEYQRQKMGGGLDILAPLAFEADTNH, via the coding sequence ATGAGGGTTCTTATCACAGGAGGTGCAGGGTTCATTGGCTCTCACCTGGCCGAGCGGCATCTTGAGCGCGGCGACGAGGTTTACATCATTGATGATCTTTCCACGGGCGCGATGGAAAATATCCAGCACATAAAGAAGCATCCCAAGCTGACCTACCACATCGGTTCGGTCACGGAATCGCAGAACACCGCCGAGTTTGTGGATTTGTCGGACATCATCTACCACCTGGCCGCCGCCGTCGGCGTGCGGCTCATCGTTGAAAGTCCCGTCAGAACAATCGAAACCAACATTCGCAGCACGGAGGTGGTGCTGGCGATGGCGGCGAAAAAACGCAAGCGCGTTTTGATAACCTCGACGTCGGAAGTCTATGGCAAACGCAACAACGTGCCGTTTAGCGAAGACGATGATCTCGTCATGGGGCCGACGAGCAAAGGGCGTTGGAGCTATGCCTGCTCGAAGGCAATTGATGAATTCCTCGCGATTGCTTACTGGAAAGAGAAGGGCGTGCCGACGGTGATCGCGCGGCTGTTCAACACGGTCGGCCCGCGTCAGACGGGCCGCTACGGGATGGTGATCCCGACCTTCGTCACGCAGGCGCTTACCGGCCAGGATATAACCATATTCGGCGATGGGTTGCAGAGCCGTTGCTTTACGTATGTTGCCGACGCGGTGGGTGCGCTCATCGGGCTTGCCGAAGACGCACGCGCAGTGGGCGAGGTCTATAACATCGGCAGCCACGAGGAGGTGACGATTCTCGAGCTTGCCAAGAGAATCAAGTACCTGACCGGATCAGACTCGCGCATCATATTCGTCCCTTATGACGAGGCTTACGAGGAAGGGTTTGAAGACATGATACGCCGCGTGCCCGACCTCCGTAAGATACATCGGCTCATTGGCTACGCGCCGAAGACTTCGCTCGATGAGATGCTGGCGAACGTCATAGAATATCAGCGGCAGAAGATGGGCGGCGGTTTGGACATCCTGGCGCCACTCGCGTTTGAGGCAGACACGAATCATTGA